A window from Rhea pennata isolate bPtePen1 chromosome 1, bPtePen1.pri, whole genome shotgun sequence encodes these proteins:
- the GSG1 gene encoding germ cell-specific gene 1 protein — protein MELLKGLPWRRAFLAVVLNLLALSLSTTALLGSYWCTGTQKVPKPLCGKSKATKCIGVPMPPDTGASNSSSQDVVHYSWETGDDRFAFRYFHTGMWLSCEESMEGPEEKCRSFIELSPPAERGILWLSLGSEMLYISLLLISFILLVVEMLHTGNPICGLKLNAFAAVSSVLSGLLGMVAHMMYTQVFQATVSLGPEDWRPHSWDYGWAFYMAWASFTCCMASAVTTLNTYTKTVLEFKRIHIKGYNDSLKDQPQHHQCYIQQQITTYYQQRHKPLHSVSEGVDFYSELQQKVLQQEPELELDEVLGQTDGEDHC, from the exons ATGGAGCTGCTGAAGGGATTGCCGTGGCGCCGTGCTTTCCTGGCAGTCGTCCTGAACCTACTGGCTCTCAGCCTTTCCACCACTGCCTTACTTGGCAGCTACTGGTGTACCGGGACCCAGAAAGTGCCCAAGCCTTTGTGTGGGAAGAGTAAAGCTACCAAGTGCATCGGTGTCCCCATGCCACCTGACACAGGTGCTAGCAATTCTTCATCCCAGGACGTGGTGCACTACAGCTGGGAAACAGGGGATGACCGCTTTGCCTTCAGATACTTCCACACGGGCATGTGGCTTTCCTGTGAAGAGAGCATGGAAGGGCCAG aggAGAAGTGCCGTAGCTTTATTGAGCTTTCTCCACCAGCAGAGAGAG GAATCCTGTGGCTGTCACTAGGATCAGAGATGCTGTACATTAGCTTGCTGCTCATCAGCTTCATCCTCCTGGTGGTGGAAATGCTACATACTGGCAATCCTATCTGTGGGTTGAAGCTCAATGCCTTCGCTGCTGTCTCCTCAGTGCTGTCAG GTCTTCTTGGAATGGTGGCACACATGATGTACACTCAAGTCTTCCAAGCAACTGTCAGTCTGGGACCAGAGGACTGGAGACCACACTCATGGGACTACGGCTGGGCTTTCTA CATGGCCTGGGCCTCCTTCACCTGCTGCATGGCCTCTGCTGTCACTACCCTCAACACCTATACCAAGACAGTGCTGGAGTTCAAACGGATCCACATCAAGGGCTACAACGACAGTTTGAAGGATCAGCCCCAGCACCACCAGTGCTACATACAGCAGCAGATAACCACCTACTACCAGCAACGACACAAGCCCCTCCATTCAGTCTCTGAGGGAGTTGACTTCTACTCTGAGCTGCAGCAAAAAGTGCTACAGCAGGAGCCAGAACTGGAGCTGGACGAGGTCTTGGGACAGACAGATGGGGAGGACCACTGTTAG